In Rhineura floridana isolate rRhiFlo1 chromosome 6, rRhiFlo1.hap2, whole genome shotgun sequence, one genomic interval encodes:
- the LRRC8C gene encoding volume-regulated anion channel subunit LRRC8C encodes MIPITEFRQFSEQQPAFRVLKPWWDVFTDYLSVAMLMIGVFGCTLQVMQDKIICLPKRVQPSENNSHLPNVSNLVSNATPYLPPKPSTPPATVEMKGLKTDLDLQQYSFINQMCYERALHWYAKYFPYLVLIHTLIFMLCSNFWFKFPGSSSKIEHFISILGKCFDSPWTTRALSEVSGEDSEEKDNRKNNISRSNTVQPSTEGTLVKTQSLRSIPEKFIVDKGTPGALDKKEGEQAKALFEKVKKFRLHVEEGDLLYAMYVRQTVLKVIKFLIIIAYNSALVSKVQFTVDCNVDIQDMTGYKNFSCNHTMAHLFSKLSFCYLCFVSIYGFTCLYTLYWLFYRSLKEYSFEYVRQETGIDDIPDVRNDFAFMLHMIDQYDPLYSKRFAVFLSEVSENKLKQLNLNNEWTADKLRQRLQMNSHNRLELQLFMLSGLPDTVFEITELQALKLEIINNVMIPATIVQLDNLQELSLYQCSAKIHSAALAFLKENLKVLNVKFDDFRELPPWMYGLRNLEELSLIGSLSHDISKNITLESFRELKNLKVLYIKSNLSKIPQSVVDVSSHLQKMCIHNDGSKLVMLNNLKKMTNLTELELVHCDLERIPHAVFSLASLQELDLKENNLKSIEEIVSFQHLRKLTILKLWHNSITYIPEHIKKLTSLERLSFSHNKIEVLPSHLFLCNKIRYLDLSYNDIRFIPPEIGVLQSLQYFSITCNKVESIPDELYFCKKLKTLKIGKNNLSVLSPKIGNLVLLSYLDIKGNHLEFLPPELGECRALKKSSLVVEDTLFETLPLDVREQMKAE; translated from the coding sequence GTTATGCAGGATAAGATCATATGCCTTCCCAAAAGAGTACAGCCTTCGGAGAACAATTCTCACCTTCCTAATGTGTCAAATTTAGTCTCCAATGCAACCCCATATCTTCCACCCAAGCCATCCACGCCTCCTGCTACTGTTGAAATGAAGGGTCTGAAGACTGACTTAGATCTCCAGCAGTACAGCTTTATAAATCAAATGTGCTACGAACGTGCCCTGCACTGGTATGCCAAATACTTCCCTTACCTTGTCCTCATTCACACCCTGATCTTCATGCTGTGTAGCAACTTCTGGTTCAAATTCCCTGGGTCGAGCTCAAAAATTGAACATTTTATCTCCATTCTGGGGAAATGCTTTGACTCTCCTTGGACAACAAGGGCTTTATCTGAAGTTTCTGGAGAAGACTCCGAAGAGAAGGACAACCGGAAGAACAACATCAGCAGGTCAAACACTGTCCAACCAAGCACAGAGGGGACTTTGGTCAAGACTCAGTCTTTGAGATCCATACCTGAGAAGTTCATTGTGGATAAGGGGACACCAGGAGCTCTGGATAAAAAAGAAGGGGAACAGGCCAAAGCATTGTTTGAGAAGGTGAAGAAGTTCCGTCTGCATGTTGAGGAAGGTGATCTGCTCTACGCTATGTATGTGCGGCAAACTGTGCTGAAAGTGATTAAATTTCTTATCATTATTGCATACAACAGTGCGCTTGTTTCAAAGGTTCAGTTCACAGTAGACTGCAATGTTGACATACAGGACATGACAGGCTATAAGAACTTTTCTTGCAATCACACTATGGCGCATCTGTTTTCTAAACTTTCCTTCTGCTACCTGTGCTTTGTAAGCATCTATGGATTCACATGCCTTTACACTTTGTATTGGTTGTTTTACCGCTCACTAAAGGAATACTCATTTGAGTATGTCCGGCAAGAGACTGGGATAGATGATATCCCAGATGTCCGAAATGATTTTGCATTTATGCTCCACATGATAGATCAGTATGACCCtctttattccaaaagatttgCTGTGTTTCTTTCTGAGGTCAGTGAAAACAAACTGAAACAGCTGAATCTAAACAATGAGTGGACTGCGGATAAACTGAGACAAAGATTACAGATGAATTCCCATAACCGTTTGGAGCTACAGCTCTTTATGTTGTCTGGACTTCCCGACACAGTTTTTGAAATTACAGAGCTTCAAGCTTTGAAATTAGAAATAATTAATAATGTCATGATACCAGCCACCATTGTACAATTGGATAATCTTCAGGAGCTCTCATTGTACCAGTGCTCTGCAAAGATCCACAGTGCAGCCTTGGCATTTCTGAAAGAAAATCTGAAAGTCTTGAATGTCAAATTTGATGACTTCAGAGAACTGCCACCTTGGATGTATGGACTCAGGAATTTGGAAGAGCTGAGTTTAATTGGTTCTTTGAGCCATGATATTTCTAAAAATATAACTTTGGAGTCTTTTCGGGAACTAAAGAACCTTAAAGTTCTGTACATTAAAAGCAATCTGTCCAAAATCCCTCAGTCTGTGGTCGATGTTTCAAGTCACCTTCAGAAAATGTGCATTCACAATGATGGCAGTAAACTAGTGATGCTCAACAACCTGAAGAAAATGACAAACTTGACGGAATTAGAGCTAGTGCATTGTGACCTGGAGCGCATTCCCCATGCTGTTTTCAGTCTTGCCAGCCTCCAGGAATTAGACTTAAAGGAAAACAATCTCAAATCAATAGAGGAAATTGTTAGCTTTCAACACCTTAGAAAACTTACAATCCTAAAACTATGGCACAACAGTATAACCTACATCCCCGAGCACATAAAGAAGCTCACTAGTCTGGAAAGGCTTTCGTTTAGTCACAACAAGATAGAGGTCCTCCCATCCCACCTCTTCCTATGCAACAAAATTAGATACTTAGACTTGTCTTACAACGACATCCGGTTCATTCCCCCTGAAATTGGGGTGCTACAAAGTTTACAGTATTTTTCAATTACATGCAACAAAGTGGAAAGTATCCCAGATGAGCTCTATTTTTGCAAAAAACTCAAGACGCTGAAAATTGGGAAAAACAACCTGTCCGTTCTGTCGCCTAAAATTGGGAATCTGGTATTGCTGTCCTACTTGGACATTAAAGGAAACCACCTGGAGTTTCTCCCCCCTGAACTTGGTGAATGCAGAGCTCTGAAAAAGAGCAGCCTGGTGGTTGAAGACACCTTGTTTGAAACCCTGCCTTTAGATGTCAGGGAGCAGATGAAGGCAGAATAA